Part of the Nicotiana sylvestris chromosome 2, ASM39365v2, whole genome shotgun sequence genome, gcaaaaattgggtaccaaacaaatcacccccccctcttgtgtggtattgacgatTAGAACATCACGACGTATCAGGGCCGGTTATCCTTGTagaggttaacaccttaggaaaagatcaaaataAGTGCACCACTTGGAATTGGGAAGGGCAATCCGGCCTCCACTTTTCAATGgttagtactattcttggtggaagaacaggatgagggatcacatcataggagaagactatgaactctaggacatagtcactgatggtcgtCTAgtaactacaaagaagaatgctgaaggagtggatgtgccaaagacaagagctgattgTACTActgaagacttgaagaaatgggagaagaatgccaaggccaagaaatggcttgtgtgtggactgggtccagatgagtacaataaaattcaaagttgtaccactgctaaggaaatctgggacactctgcaagtggctcatgaaggaacatcTCAAGTAAAAaggtccagaggaacactgcTGTATTCTCAATAtcagaatttcaccatgaaggaaggagaaaccatccaagagatgtatacaaggttcaccaaatgacaaatgaacttaagtatCTTGtaaggattattcttgaagaagacaaagttgagaagattttgacaagggttctgccagtctcttGGCAAAGCAAAATCattgctattcaggaatcaaagaatattgctaccctcaagctggatgaactaattggaaacctcattgcctatgaactgagaaggcaaaccatgaaaatggatgcacccaagaaggaaagaagtctggctctcagaattgctAAAGGTTCCGATCTGTAGgttgatgaaatggctatgatcacaagagatttcaaaaagtatCTGATGAGaagaaagggttcttcaagaggtacaaccttcaacaaaccaagggctgagaaacagaccaatgagggttgctaaaaaggtggtaagactgatcacatgatcaagaattgtcctcaatgggaaattgagtggaagaaggaaagggatgaACGAAGCAACATGAATAAGGAACAGGctcaaccaaaaaggaacaaaggatcaacaaaggctatggttactacctggggagaaacatcagatgaggacacagaagatgaagctggagatgaacaagtacttatggccatcggagaatcagatgatgaacaagaggtaagtattcttcatctcaaagacaagattaaattcatatctaaagaaaggttgtttgagctactgctagacttcattgatgagtctgagataattaacaatgagaaggaagatcTGTCTACGGAATGTGTGAtgctaaaagccaagtgcaaaaatctagagtctagggctaatgagagtgaaagtaaaaatgttgagttgaagaaccaggttcttgaacttgacactagtgtcctagaacttagatctgagaacttaaaactgaaactaggaacaggaaagaagaaagctgatcagacacatctcaccctagaagaaaacttaggaaaaataaAGGATGAGATGTACAGgaaggatgagcagataagagcaTTAAAAGAAGATCTATGGAAGgtaaagcatgaactagacagaacttgcaaatggaacaagtcttctgatgcactttcctggctacaagaacatcacagtagcaacaaaagaggacttggctatgggactcaAGCACCTAAATGGGATCCTAAAAGAAAttacctcactcttcctgagaacaaaatctgcacacactgtgacaagactggccattacaaaaatgaatgtaatgcaaaagaaaaggccagtcaaaaagaacaaaacttttgttcaagaaaaaaataggctacctgggtgggctaaaaggaatttgatttatccctttgcctatagaaagggacccaaactagtttggtttcctaagactaacccctggtttctttttgcaggtccaagtgaagggaagtagtcaaatatggtacatggatagtggctgctcaaaacatatgactggaagtaagaaccagttcctttcacttgaggacttaaagggaggtaatgtctcctttggaaatgggaagaaaggtgagattattgggactggaaaggtaggtaagacagactctcactccattgagaatgtctacttgatagatggcttgaaatacagcctgatcagtgtgtcacaactgtgtgacagaggtaaccttgtagcattcacctctaccaaatgctttgtgattaaccttaccactaacaagattgttttgcagggaaaaagagttaacaatatttacattgtagatttgtctactctctcaTAAAATGAACATACCTGCCTAAGTGtgctggataatgatcccctcccgtggcacaaaagacttggtcatgccagtatgaatcagctaaacaaattagtctctaaggacttggtgatagggttacctaacatcaagttcaaggaagacaaagtttgtgaggcctgtgcaaggggaaagcaggtaagatcatccttcaaaagcaagaaaatggtaagcacaaccaagtcgttggaactggtccatatggatctctgtggtcctatgagaaccatgagcagaggtgaaaagaaatatgtaatggcacttgttgatgattattctaaatttacctgggtactatttctaacatctaaagatgaaacatttgacatgtttactgcttttGCTAGAAAAATCCAGAAataattaggaaatcaacttgcatccattaggtatgatcatggaactgaatttgaaaatgctaagtttgctgaattctataatgaaaatggtatagataataacttctctgcccctaggactcctcaacaaaatggagtagttgaaagaaagaacaggactcttgaagacatggctaggactatgcttctttctagtaagtTGCCCCATAACTTTTGGGCAGAGGTTGTAAATACTACATGTTATATTATCAATAGAtacatgactagacctcttgtagagaagacccCCTacgagttacttaaagggagaaaaccaaataaatcccatcttagggcatttgtaTGCAAGtactttgtgcacaataatggaaaagactccctaggtaagtttgaccCCAGAAGtaatgagggagtattcttgggatattcttcacatagtaaagcatataaagtgttcaataaaagaactttgtgtatagaagaaagtgtacatgtagtatttgatgaaactaacattctttctaagagatagaaacatgaagatgaagccattgggtTGGTAAAAGATTTGACTGAAGCCtcagcacaagtcaaagtggcaccaaaagaaggaacaggtgatggaacaggttcttccattcagggcaacctgatagggggaactagtcaaagaggaattgaaataaatcccctaaaaaaaactgttcatgaccctgttccttagcaacagaacatgggagaagcATCTAGTAGAAACCAGTTgattgtgaaacctcacaagtatcaaagttctcatcctattgagaacattatcactgatccaacatctggagtcaaaactagatcacaattaaagaatctgtgtgcttttgatgcctttttatctcttatttaacctaaaaatgttgttgaggcttttcaggatgcagattgggtgaatgcaatacaagatgaactcaatcagttcaaaaggagtcaagtttggcatctagttccaagacccaaagacagatcagttattggtacaaaatgggtcttcagaaacaaacttgatgaagatggaacagttacaagaaacaaggcaatactagtggtccaaggttacagccaagaggagggcatagattatgatgagattttttctc contains:
- the LOC138885741 gene encoding uncharacterized protein, producing the protein MAEYEACIMGLRLATDMGIQEILVMGDSDLLDIVTDGRLVTTKKNAEGVDVPKTRADCTTEDLKKWEKNAKAKKWLVCGLGPDEYNKIQSCTTAKEIWDTLQVAHEGTSQVKRSRGTLLYSQYQNFTMKEGETIQEMYTRFTK